A single window of Ananas comosus cultivar F153 linkage group 17, ASM154086v1, whole genome shotgun sequence DNA harbors:
- the LOC109722898 gene encoding spidroin-1-like, giving the protein MEEVEEQPAPAAGGVLTWPGRARGEQGNVREAVKEEEGTKGQQQQCLPARAELGLAAGGRTASASAGGGSRWSKGSGEPAGRQREAAGGAAEEINSSKWLSGSTLPGGAAAAGGGRGDGDPSLEAVGRVVLPAMGGGDARIGGKPSLGPHQVWAAAGASGGGRRWSGTPRNTRVRLPTEEGGGADRLEAAAARGHELTRARPELQQIAADGPDGAGSACGWRRLAGTVPGRSRRVVHPIPSGSRARRRKSHNLGQICPGWPHPARAAVAALRGGRDGGGRRR; this is encoded by the exons atggaggaggtggaggagcagccagctccggcggccggcggcgtgctcACGTGGCCGGGGCGCGCGCGGGGAGAGCAGGGGAACGTGAGGGAGGCAGTTAAGGAAGAGGAGGGGAccaagg GACAGCAACAACAATGCTTACCGGCCAGGGCAGAGCTAGGGCTGGCCGCCGGTGGTCGGACGGCGAGCGCTTCGGCCGGAGGTGGGAGCAGATGGTCCAAGGGGTCCGGGGAACCTGCTGGCCGGCagcgggaggcggccggtggcgcggcggaagAGATTAATTCCTCCAAGTGGCTCTCGGGTTCAACGCTTCcaggcggcgcggcggcggccggaggaggtcggggcgacggCGATCCTTCACTGGAGGCCGTGGGAAGGGTGGTGCTCCCCGCtatgggcggcggcgacgcgcggaTTGGAGGGAAGCCCAGCCTCGGCCCGCACCAAGTCTGGGCGGCTGCAGGAGCTTcaggcggcggccggcggtggTCGGGGACGCCGAGAAACACGCGCGTGAGGTTGCCGACAGAAGAGGGAGGCGGGGCGGACCGCCTCGAGGCGGCTGCAGCTCGCGGCCACGAGCTGACTcgagctcggcccgagctgcAGCAGATTGCCGCAGATGGTCCCGACGGCGCCGGCAGCGCGTGCGGATGGCGACGGCTGGCAGGGACGGTGCCGGGGAGATCGAGAAGGGTGGTTCATCCAATCCCGAGCGGCAGcagggcgaggaggaggaaaTCTCACAACCTCGGCCAAATCTGTCCAGGTTGGCCGCATCCTGCcagggcggcggtggcggcgctccGGGGCGGCcgggacggcggcggccggcggcgatgA